A stretch of Metabacillus sp. FJAT-52054 DNA encodes these proteins:
- a CDS encoding YwbE family protein, which translates to MDGRQRNSIKPGIRVNIVLKADQRTGKLTEGTVKDILTNSPNHPHGIKVRLQDGQVGRVQEILGE; encoded by the coding sequence GCCGCCAGAGAAACAGCATCAAGCCCGGAATCCGGGTGAACATCGTTTTGAAAGCCGACCAGCGTACTGGGAAGCTGACAGAGGGAACGGTGAAGGATATCCTGACGAACTCCCCGAATCATCCGCACGGCATAAAAGTCCGGCTTCAGGATGGACAAGTAGGGCGTGTACAGGAGATTTTAGGAGAATAG
- a CDS encoding exonuclease domain-containing protein translates to MLIGNKDIVTGMLVDVETTGLSPKQDEMIEIGILLFRYNQAADEFLEIEEKHSYLREPQSSGALANYPFAQRVHGIPFEAVQGQAFEDERVQEAFAKADFAMAHNASFDRSFICTMYPEAAELRWHCTVRHIPWKEYGFLNSKLLYLVRQHGLGTSQTHRALDDVMQLHALLQCKNEDQETYLKAALSRRPMGKYGEKKTGYRRFGTR, encoded by the coding sequence ATGTTGATAGGAAATAAAGACATCGTGACAGGAATGCTTGTGGATGTTGAAACCACAGGATTGTCGCCTAAACAGGATGAAATGATCGAGATTGGAATTTTGCTGTTCCGATATAATCAGGCAGCAGATGAATTTTTAGAAATAGAAGAGAAGCACTCTTATTTGAGAGAGCCGCAGTCCTCGGGTGCGCTTGCCAACTATCCTTTTGCACAGCGCGTTCACGGCATTCCATTTGAGGCTGTGCAGGGGCAGGCTTTCGAGGATGAACGGGTACAGGAGGCTTTTGCAAAAGCGGATTTCGCCATGGCACATAATGCCTCCTTCGATCGCAGCTTCATTTGCACGATGTATCCGGAAGCTGCCGAGCTGAGGTGGCATTGCACGGTCCGGCATATTCCATGGAAGGAATACGGTTTTTTGAATTCCAAGCTTCTTTACCTTGTACGGCAGCATGGTCTCGGTACGTCACAAACCCACCGTGCCCTCGATGATGTCATGCAGCTGCACGCGCTTCTTCAATGCAAAAACGAAGATCAGGAAACCTACCTCAAAGCTGCGCTGTCACGCAGGCCAATGGGGAAATACGGGGAGAAGAAAACCGGATACAGACGGTTTGGAACAAGATAA
- a CDS encoding SDR family oxidoreductase, which translates to MTIFSKDALKEQHILITGATGGIGYETAKACAAAGAHLTITGRNEDKLSLLKGECEELNPLSNVFLFSADLDDADDRQSLIDAAISENGPITGLVNGAGIAGGASLDELDEQDLRRIMELNFTSTVLLTQAVYKEMRKTNRGAVVNVSSLSGLRGTAGNSAYAGSKFALIGFTQSFAVEAIEHGIRVNAVCPGYVDTKMGRDSIERKGEISGRSYEEQLKAAKAGIPSGRISTPEEVAQTILFLLTNAAGNIVGESIKISGGSVM; encoded by the coding sequence ATGACCATTTTTTCAAAGGATGCATTAAAAGAGCAGCATATTCTTATTACCGGTGCAACCGGCGGGATCGGCTATGAAACAGCAAAGGCATGTGCTGCAGCCGGTGCTCACCTGACGATTACCGGAAGGAATGAAGATAAACTCTCTCTCTTAAAAGGAGAATGCGAGGAGCTGAATCCTCTGTCAAACGTTTTCCTGTTCAGTGCCGATCTGGATGATGCCGATGACCGGCAGAGCCTCATTGATGCAGCCATTTCAGAGAACGGTCCGATCACAGGTCTTGTCAACGGAGCCGGTATTGCCGGCGGTGCTTCCCTTGATGAGCTGGATGAACAGGATTTGAGAAGAATTATGGAATTAAACTTTACCTCTACTGTTCTTTTAACTCAGGCGGTATACAAAGAGATGCGGAAAACGAATAGAGGAGCTGTAGTGAATGTCTCCTCCTTGTCCGGGCTGCGCGGAACAGCTGGTAACAGTGCTTACGCCGGTTCTAAATTTGCGCTGATTGGATTTACTCAGTCCTTTGCTGTAGAAGCAATTGAACATGGTATCCGCGTCAATGCTGTATGCCCTGGCTATGTGGATACGAAAATGGGACGGGACAGCATTGAACGGAAAGGTGAAATATCGGGACGCAGCTATGAAGAACAGCTGAAAGCAGCGAAAGCCGGTATCCCTTCCGGTCGAATCAGCACTCCTGAGGAAGTGGCACAAACTATTTTGTTTCTGCTCACCAATGCTGCCGGCAATATCGTCGGTGAATCGATAAAAATATCAGGCGGCAGCGTGATGTAG